One window of Mercenaria mercenaria strain notata unplaced genomic scaffold, MADL_Memer_1 contig_4259, whole genome shotgun sequence genomic DNA carries:
- the LOC128553734 gene encoding uncharacterized protein LOC128553734 produces the protein MTFPSCLPLVQELTRPQGSYTCFVDASMASYGAAAYICNSTDARLVMAKNRVAPLKKLTLPQLELMAALIGARLGSHLQKSLMVTDITYWSDSQIVLHWLKSSKPTKRFITNRVSEISNLTPGSSWRYCPTDSNPADLLTRGITADKFLSSSLWSTGPSWLCDTSTWPTWDSTHCQALMQTTSEEQTTLVDNSNILANQQTTSSQDISILQLIDITRFSKYSKLLRVTAYVRRFVYNCRTTQHRMLGVLSTQELQDAEQMLLRDCQETAYPDEVTYLKSPTSRIPRPTLVNQLQLFQDGNCLLRCGGRIQNAPVAESTTFPYLLPKKHLLTRLIVQNAHEKYLHAGTNATVTNIRQKYWIPAIRQCVNAITRKCVTCRRVTGRPYSVPDPPTLPKIRVENAPPFTVTGVDFTGAIQTKNNTGTKSKAYICLFTCAATRAIHLEVVTDLSESTFMQAFRRFVSRKSLPKVMISDNATTYQSAATSLRKLFQSASIRTSLSEMGTKWRFIPKRAPWYGGFWERLIGLTKVTLKKIIGRAYVTLETLQAITTEAECMINNRPLTHVPSSPDDPRPLTPAHLLYGRQTTSLPYSNDIDATNCDVTSDHTSLTKRARMQQTLIDHFRRRRMSEYLTALREHHQKTGCNAQTIKVGDVVLIHDDSPRIRWKLGLVDELLTGMDGLTRAVKLRTTTGVTSRPIVKLYPLEVGSVPTTDDITDDV, from the coding sequence ATGACCTTCCCCAGCTGTCTACCGCTAGTTCAGGAGTTGACAAGACCTCAGGGCAGTTACACGTGTTTTGTAGACGCCAGTATGGCATCATATGGAGCCGCAGCGTACATCTGCAATAGCACCGACGCACGACTTGTCATGGCGAAGAATCGAGTGGCACCCCTCAAGAAACTCACACTACCACAACTAGAATTGATGGCTGCCTTGATTGGTGCAAGACTAGGTTCCCATCTACAGAAGTCGCTCATGGTCACAGACATTACATATTGGTCCGACAGCCAGATCGTCCTACACTGGTTGAAGTCATCGAAACCTACCAAGAGATTTATTACCAACCGGGTATCCGAGATATCTAACTTAACCCCAGGGTCGTCATGGAGATATTGCCCAACAGATAGTAACCCAGCGGATCTACTTACCCGAGGCATCACTGCAGATAAGTTCCTGAGTAGCAGTCTATGGAGTACCGGTCCCTCCTGGTTATGTGACACTAGTACGTGGCCTACTTGGGATTCTACACACTGTCAGGCATTAATGCAGACGACCAGTGAAGAGCAGACGACATTAGTTGATAATTCTAACATACTCGCCAACCAGCAGACGACATCTAGCCAAGACATTAGCATACTCCAGTTGATTGACATAACCAGATTCAGCAAATACAGCAAGCTCCTTCGTGTTACGGCCTACGTACGACGATTCGTATACAATTGTCGAACTACTCAACATAGAATGTTAGGTGTTCTGTCTACACAAGAACTACAAGATGCTGAGCAAATGTTATTGCGAGATTGCCAGGAAACCGCTTATCCAGATGAAGTTACCTACCTGAAGTCCCCTACGTCCCGCATACCTCGTCCAACGCTTGTGAATCAACTACAGTTGTTTCAAGACGGTAATTGCCTACTTCGATGTGGCGGGAGAATCCAGAATGCCCCTGTTGCTGAATCAACGACGTTTCCTTACTTATTGCCTAAGAAACACCTACTTACCCGCCTAATTGTACAGAACGCCCATGAGAAATACCTGCATGCCGGAACGAACGCTACAGTAACCAACATTCGTCAGAAGTATTGGATACCGGCCATTAGACAGTGTGTGAACGCCATAACCCGTAAGTGCGTGACATGCAGACGAGTCACCGGGAGACCCTACAGTGTCCCTGATCCACCAACGTTGCCAAAGATACGAGTTGAAAATGCACCTCCATTCACAGTCACAGGTGTTGACTTTACCGGAGCCATCCAAACTAAGAACAATACAGGAACCAAATCAAAGGCATACATATGTCTCTTCACATGCGCAGCTACACGAGCCATACATTTAGAAGTTGTCACCGACCTATCAGAATCTACATTTATGCAAGCGTTTAGAAGGTTTGTCAGCAGAAAGTCCCTTCCTAAAGTCATGATATCAGACAACGCTACGACATACCAGTCTGCTGCTACCAGTCTCAGAAAACTGTTCCAGTCTGCATCTATTAGAACATCACTGAGTGAAATGGGTACAAAATGGCGATTTATACCTAAGAGAGCTCCCTGGTACGGAGGATTCTGGGAAAGACTCATTGGCCTGACGAAGGTGACCCTTAAGAAGATTATTGGACGAGCGTACGTTACCCTGGAAACCCTTCAAGCCATCACTACAGAGGCAGAGTGCATGATTAACAATCGACCGCTGACGCACGTTCCATCCAGTCCAGATGATCCTAGACCACTGACCCCAGCACACCTGTTGTATGGCCGCCAGACGACATCATTACCATATTCCAACGACATTGATGCCACTAACTGTGATGTAACGTCAGATCACACATCACTTACCAAGCGAGCCCGGATGCAGCAGACGCTAATAGACCACTTTCGGCGCAGACGGATGTCCGAGTACCTGACGGCTCTTCGTGAACACCACCAGAAGACAGGATGTAACGCCCAAACGATAAAAGTGGGTGACGTTGTACTAATCCATGACGACTCTCCGAGAATACGATGGAAACTTGGCCTGGTAGACGAGTTACTCACTGGTATGGACGGGTTAACACGAGCAGTCAAACTTAGAACTACTACAGGTGTGACGTCACGACCAATCGTGAAGCTATACCCACTAGAAGTAGGAAGTGTACCCACCACAGACGACATCACTGACGATGTGTGA
- the LOC128553735 gene encoding uncharacterized protein LOC128553735 — protein MYGSTASFYTGTKTKRTVPVSSNPMIPPKRSHRNPVKCAFCQESHSSIDCTKYPDVASRLAVVKKNRLCFNCLGSHMMSRCKSRRTCQKYHKKHHTSICQPENAPQPTRPTQTHSDPKAPAQASYPQPEVTMHASSTQKSLSGVLLKTAIAPICSRENHSLDATILFDEGSQRSYITQSLAQELQLQRETTETICLSAFGGRSDGVQHLDTTTVYLMTDSKQKIPIKTIIVPTIANPITIHLKDSSVNLPYLRGLKLAHPVSSDSCFNISLLIGADFYWDIVEDEVRRGDGPTAVKSKIGYLLSGRLPDSTSRDSTQHALNVITSCADEVHSLEKFWKLEGMGIADSTDDEKITDYLENYQQNAIQYSNGRYTAQLPWKQDHPPLPTNYQITKRRTENTIRRLSAEPEILQKYGEIIAEQERRGFIEKVDEDSQTTRVHYIPHHPVKKDSSTTPIRIVYDCSCRKSRDEPSLNDCLESTPPILNDLTSLLTRFRYNRYAVTTDIEKAFLHVGLHESDRDVTRFLWLQNTNDPCSPLITYRFKVVLFGATCSPFMLNATLLKHLRLNPSLKAATIIERDLYVDNVVSSFTNELDLLNYFWESRTLMYNAGMNLRSWTSNSDNLRHTASTVGVLDSDEFTKVLGLRWNPTSDMLSFPPRVIPQLHKVTKRAVLKYTSRIYDPLGLLSPVTIRTKILLQDLWKKSYDWDVP, from the coding sequence ATGTATGGGTCAACAGCTTCGTTTTATACTGGTACAAAGACGAAACGAACTGTGCCAGTTTCTTCCAACCCCATGATTCCCCCTAAAAGATCACACAGAAACCCAGTAAAGTGTGCCTTCTGTCAGGAATCACACAGTTCCATAGATTGTACCAAGTACCCTGACGTCGCATCCAGACTAGCCGTCGTAAAAAAGAATCGACTATGCTTCAACTGCCTTGGTTCACACATGATGTCCAGATGCAAGTCACGTCGTACATGTCAGAAGTATCACAAGAAGCATCACACAAGTATTTGCCAGCCAGAAAACGCCCCGCAACCTACTAGACCTACACAGACTCACAGTGACCCAAAGGCACCAGCTCAAGCGTCCTATCCCCAACCGGAAGTTACGATGCACGCATCATCAACCCAAAAATCCCTATCCGGAGTTTTACTGAAGACAGCCATCGCCCCTATATGTTCCAGAGAAAACCATTCTTTAGACGCTACTATCCTATTTGATGAAGGATCACAACGATCGTACATAACACAGTCGTTAGCGCAAGAATTACAACTGCAAAGGGAGACAACCGAGACAATTTGTTTGTCGGCATTTGGAGGGAGGAGTGACGGAGTTCAGCACCTTGATACCACTACGGTCTACCTGATGACAGATTCTAAGCAAAAGATCCCTATCAAAACTATTATTGTCCCGACCATAGCAAATCCCATTACTATTCACCTGAAAGATTCCAGTGTTAATTTACCATACTTACGTGGTCTTAAGTTAGCCCATCCAGTGAGCAGTGACAGTTGTTTTAACATATCCCTACTCATCGGCGCCGATTTCTACTGGGATATTGTTGAAGATGAGGTACGACGTGGAGATGGTCCCACGGCAGTAAAGTCCAAGATTGGCTACCTATTATCCGGACGCTTACCTGATTCGACCTCCAGAGATTCTACCCAACATGCACTGAACGTTATCACTTCCTGTGCAGATGAAGTCCATAGCCTAGAGAAATTCTGGAAGCTAGAGGGTATGGGGATCGCCGATAGTACCGATGACGAGAAGATCACAGACTACCTTGAGAATTATCAGCAGAATGCCATTCAGTATAGTAATGGAAGATACACTGCccagttaccatggaaacaagacCATCCTCCACTTCCCACAAACTACCAGATTACCAAACGCAGAACCGAGAACACTATCAGGCGACTAAGCGCAGAGCCAGAGATACTGCAGAAGTATGGCGAGATCATCGCAGAACAGGAAAGAAGAGGCTTTATAGAGAAAGTTGACGAAGATTCCCAGACAACAAGAGTGCACTACATACCCCATCACCCAGTGAAAAAGGATTCCTCTACCACCCCCATTAGAATTGTGTATGATTGCAGCTGCCGAAAATCCCGTGATGAGCCGTCCCTGAATGATTGCCTAGAATCAACCCCGCCCATCCTGAACGATTTGACTTCCCTTCTAACCCGATTCCGGTACAACAGATACGCAGTTACCACAGACATTGAAAAGGCTTTTCTTCACGTGGGCCTGCACGAGAGTGACAGAGATGTTACGAGATTCCTATGGCTACAGAACACTAACGATCCCTGTAGTCCCTTGATTACCTATCGCTTTAAAGTTGTGCTATTCGGCGCTACATGTTCGCCATTCATGCTGAATGCGACCCTCCTCAAGCACCTACGTTTGAACCCGAGCCTCAAAGCAGCTACCATTATAGAGCGAGACCTCTACGTAGACAACGTAGTATCCAGCTTTACAAATGAATTAGACCTCTTGAACTACTTCTGGGAATCCAGAACACTGATGTACAACGCCGGCATGAATCTACGTTCCTGGACCTCTAACAGCGACAATTTACGTCATACCGCAAGTACCGTCGGCGTACTCGATAGTGATGAGTTTACCAAGGTCCTAGGCTTACGTTGGAATCCCACTAGTGACATGCTGTCATTTCCTCCAAGAGTTATTCCCCAACTTCACAAAGTGACAAAAAGAGCAGTCTTGAAGTATACATCCAGAATTTATGATCCACTAGGCCTGCTTAGCCCTGTAACCATCAGAACCAAGATTCTACTACAAGATCTATGGAAGAAGAGTTATGACTGGGATGTCCCGTGA
- the LOC128553736 gene encoding uncharacterized protein LOC128553736: MKQKLLQIREAQKAVITAQLKKIEDVKSSDVDMVEFDTILEAVEAKFKSLEGTNEKILAQTDGEDLLTEMTETDDYMLSVKIQIRSLQAFKSNRKSSTPSIQAATTASSDVQPTRSSIQPTGSSFHPSEFRVQSAEGIRSTELYPTDVCPGEPFSNASAQSQSIATDRVQYTCQPVSNASINSTNSSIFHRLPKLTLPTFDGDILRWQTFWDSFESTIHLNYNLTDVQKFSYLQSQLESEAANTIEGFTQTNANYARAIDLLKERYGRRQKMTHATMQALLQLPASTNSIHSLRSFYDKMESYIRSLESNGQYQDTYGNLLVPIILDKLPGEVRRNLAREHGDGD, translated from the coding sequence ATGAAGCAGAAACTACTCCAGATACGAGAGGCACAGAAAGCCGTCATTACTGCCCAGCTGAAAAAGATTGAAGATGTAAAAAGTAGCGATGTCGACATGGTGGAATTCGACACGATTCTTGAGGCAGTAGAGGCCAAGTTCAAGTCACTTGAAGGTACTAATGAAAAGATACTAGCGCAAACTGATGGCGAAGATTTACTAACTGAGATGACGGAGACCGATGATTACATGCTGAGCGTAAAAATTCAGATCAGAAGTCTTCAAGCTTTTAAGAGCAACCGCAAATCTTCCACACCATCTATCCAAGCCGCAACTACCGCCAGTAGTGATGTTCAGCCTACCAGGTCCAGTATCCAACCTACAGGGTCCAGTTTCCATCCTTCAGAGTTCCGTGTCCAGTCTGCGGAGGGTATCCGGTCTACAGAGTTGTATCCCACTGACGTCTGCCCTGGAGAACCATTCAGCAACGCAAGCGCCCAGTCACAGAGTATAGCCACAGACAGAGTACAATATACATGCCAACCTGTAAGTAATGCTTCTATTAATTCTACAAACTCGTCCATTTTCCATAGACTGCCGAAACTTACGCTCCCTACTTTCGACGGGGATATTTTACGTTGGCAAACGTTCTGGGACTCATTCGAATCCACCATACATCTAAATTATAATCTAACTGATGTGCAAAAGTTCAGCTACTTGCAATCTCAGCTTGAATCTGAAGCAGCCAATACTATTGAAGGTTTTACGCAGACCAATGCCAATTATGCTCGAGCGATAGATTTACTGAAAGAAAGGTATGGTCGCCGACAAAAAATGACCCACGCCACTATGCAAGCCCTTCTTCAGCTTCCAGCCTCGACAAATAGTATCCATAGCTTGCGCAGTTTCTACGATAAGATGGAATCGTATATCCGTAGTCTAGAGTCCAATGGTCAGTATCAGGACACGTACGGCAACTTACTAGTTCCCATAATATTAGATAAGTTACCAGGAGAAGTACGACGTAACCTAGCCCGAGAGCACGGCGACGGTGACTGA